A genome region from Candidatus Dormiibacterota bacterium includes the following:
- a CDS encoding alkaline phosphatase family protein produces MTRVVLLGLDGFPHRAVTAALTPRMWDLAQRGGRAPAGGLTDLPSSTDPGFCTLLTGCKPPTHGVRTTAWRFARLPEWAGFETPRVPTIFDACRAAGMRTAAIVADDRGLLCTGSADVRWPPDGAIPPGTPVDAHGYPTNAAVRPQLLQALREEANAFVFGHFNESDTAGHDYGPESQAARACYQATDQLVGELLDTLAASWADTVIIIVSDHDMQSRNASAPINPLDDNVDGWFDVYIPDGGAALVHVVPGVDLAQASGAQQRMAGVESCVAISDSVLMVGAKPGRIFAYDVLPAGGFHGGPLTARTVALVGGGHPAVTQIAGLISAGRPHLADWTPTIAAVLGIDLGPVDGVSLLR; encoded by the coding sequence ATGACCCGCGTGGTCCTGCTCGGATTGGATGGCTTCCCGCATCGCGCCGTCACGGCGGCTCTGACGCCGCGAATGTGGGATCTGGCGCAGCGAGGCGGACGTGCCCCCGCCGGTGGGTTGACCGACCTCCCCTCCTCAACCGATCCGGGGTTCTGCACTCTGCTGACCGGTTGCAAGCCGCCGACTCACGGGGTACGAACCACGGCCTGGCGCTTCGCCAGGCTGCCGGAGTGGGCCGGTTTCGAAACGCCGCGCGTACCGACGATCTTTGACGCCTGCCGCGCAGCCGGCATGCGGACGGCGGCCATCGTCGCCGACGACCGAGGCCTGTTGTGTACCGGATCGGCCGACGTTCGCTGGCCGCCGGACGGCGCGATCCCACCCGGAACGCCGGTGGACGCGCACGGCTATCCCACCAATGCCGCCGTTCGACCACAACTGTTGCAGGCGCTACGCGAGGAAGCCAATGCCTTCGTCTTTGGACATTTCAACGAGTCGGACACGGCCGGGCACGACTATGGGCCGGAAAGTCAAGCAGCCCGGGCGTGCTACCAGGCCACGGATCAGTTGGTCGGCGAGCTGCTCGACACGCTCGCCGCTAGCTGGGCGGACACGGTCATCATCATCGTGTCTGACCACGACATGCAGTCGAGGAACGCCTCCGCACCGATCAACCCGCTCGACGACAATGTGGATGGCTGGTTCGACGTATACATCCCGGACGGTGGCGCCGCGCTGGTTCACGTCGTGCCCGGTGTCGACCTCGCACAAGCGAGTGGGGCCCAGCAGCGGATGGCGGGCGTCGAAAGCTGCGTGGCGATCAGTGATTCTGTCCTGATGGTCGGTGCCAAACCTGGCCGGATCTTCGCCTACGATGTGCTTCCTGCCGGGGGGTTCCACGGCGGCCCGCTGACCGCGCGGACGGTCGCGCTGGTCGGTGGTGGGCACCCCGCCGTCACGCAAATCGCCGGGCTGATCAGCGCCGGGCGACCCCATCTCGCGGACTGGACGCCGACGATCGCCGCCGTGCTCGGCATCGACCTTGGACCGGTCGACGGCGTGAGCCTGCTGCGCTAG
- a CDS encoding MBL fold metallo-hydrolase translates to MRGAQAYLHQGAEGIAVIDPGYTGSFRAVCRFVEQQGLGAIDWVILTHHHIDHAGTALALCQATGARLAVHQADAPYLQPGRPRERMTLWGLADRLPPGLARFVVTCAGRAARLLEDGETIAGLTVVHGPGHTPGSIGLHSESESALFLGDILNNERGIRTPPWNVNHSHQRAMRAPQRLEPLHYERAYFGHGPAILAGADQAVRAFLALRKTAAALPG, encoded by the coding sequence GTGCGCGGCGCACAGGCATACCTGCACCAGGGCGCCGAGGGTATCGCCGTCATCGACCCTGGCTACACGGGCAGCTTCCGGGCGGTCTGTCGATTCGTCGAGCAGCAGGGCCTGGGCGCGATCGATTGGGTCATCCTCACGCATCACCACATCGATCACGCGGGCACCGCGCTCGCCCTCTGCCAGGCGACGGGCGCGCGTCTCGCCGTGCACCAGGCCGACGCGCCATACCTGCAGCCAGGCCGGCCAAGGGAACGCATGACGTTGTGGGGCCTGGCCGACCGACTGCCACCAGGGCTGGCCAGGTTCGTCGTCACCTGCGCGGGCCGGGCGGCGCGTCTGCTCGAGGACGGCGAAACCATCGCGGGGCTGACCGTGGTCCACGGGCCAGGACACACGCCGGGCAGCATCGGCCTTCACTCCGAATCGGAGTCCGCGCTCTTTCTCGGTGACATCCTGAACAACGAACGCGGCATCCGCACCCCACCCTGGAACGTCAATCATTCGCATCAACGGGCCATGCGCGCGCCGCAGCGGCTGGAGCCGCTGCACTATGAGCGCGCCTACTTTGGCCACGGGCCGGCCATTCTTGCCGGTGCCGACCAGGCGGTGCGCGCCTTCCTCGCGCTCCGCAAGACGGCCGCGGCGTTGCCGGGCTAG
- a CDS encoding phage holin family protein: MDSASRASATESARTATNGNGTRGLIDLARLAVEDTVRLVQQEIQLAKIELKEMLQSNLKAAIFLGTAAFCGLLFFIMLLVTIALIIPAHALVAGIETVLFLVLAVILGLVGKGMLKIGPPPKTMTTLKEDAEWAKQVLKRNGK, translated from the coding sequence ATGGATTCTGCTTCCCGGGCTTCGGCCACGGAATCGGCGCGGACGGCGACAAACGGAAATGGCACGCGTGGCCTGATCGATCTTGCTCGGCTGGCGGTCGAAGACACCGTCCGCCTGGTCCAGCAGGAAATCCAGCTGGCCAAGATCGAGCTCAAGGAGATGCTCCAGAGCAACCTCAAGGCGGCGATCTTCCTGGGGACCGCGGCGTTCTGCGGGCTGCTCTTCTTCATCATGCTGCTCGTCACGATCGCCCTCATTATTCCGGCGCACGCGCTCGTCGCCGGCATCGAGACCGTTCTCTTCCTCGTGCTTGCCGTCATCCTCGGCCTGGTCGGAAAGGGCATGCTGAAGATCGGACCGCCACCCAAGACGATGACTACGCTGAAGGAGGATGCCGAGTGGGCCAAACAAGTACTGAAGCGAAACGGGAAGTAG
- a CDS encoding DUF3618 domain-containing protein, with the protein MGQTSTEAKREVEQTRAHLGETLEALQLRAKRNLDIKTQLQTNRILQLSVGTLVLAVTGFAVFGYRQRRRRSTAEQLVRRLKLNDLRDRLGDFRDDAKAWASAQKRIVKADGKKKVEVQAKESIGRRLLVSAAEAALTALAAGYARRLVSGSSTPHERGHAAVSKKR; encoded by the coding sequence GTGGGCCAAACAAGTACTGAAGCGAAACGGGAAGTAGAGCAGACGCGCGCCCACCTCGGGGAGACGCTCGAGGCTCTCCAGCTGCGCGCCAAGCGCAACCTCGACATCAAGACGCAGCTGCAGACCAACCGCATCCTCCAGCTCTCGGTCGGCACCCTGGTGCTGGCCGTCACCGGCTTTGCGGTGTTCGGTTACCGGCAGCGACGCCGCCGCTCAACCGCCGAGCAGCTGGTTCGCCGGCTCAAGTTGAATGACCTGCGCGACCGGTTGGGGGACTTCCGCGACGACGCCAAGGCATGGGCCTCCGCGCAGAAGCGGATCGTCAAGGCCGACGGTAAAAAGAAAGTCGAAGTCCAAGCCAAGGAGAGCATCGGGCGGCGGCTGCTGGTCAGCGCCGCAGAGGCCGCGCTGACCGCCCTGGCTGCCGGCTATGCACGCCGGCTCGTAAGCGGGTCGAGCACCCCGCACGAGCGCGGGCACGCGGCCGTCTCGAAGAAGCGATAG
- a CDS encoding transglycosylase domain-containing protein, translated as MLAGIVFGLILLLVLGTFAYAFATLPDPSRLDLAGGDIQIFDRNHQLIEQRNAQGVRVIPVDLKAISPNLVNATIAVEDKHFYQHHGVDWGRVIKAGIIDVITRRPQQGASTITEQLAKIAILQSPKKSILRKLREAMVATALESKYSKDDILRLYLNSIYYGHRATGVEAAVETYFGKHAKDLTVGEAALLAGLPNGPTYFDPALHKDRALERQAIVLDAMVNSGMITSAQADQAKNEPLNFVFKENRSSQAPHFVDYVFEQLEASYGPSAVAKGGFSVTTTLDLNLQKAAEQAVAVGQQKLGPLGADNGDFLAMDPKTGQILAMVGSADFLNNNIQGQFNVVTGLRQPGSSFKPYAYEQAFKSHRLTMGNMLDDTSRHFANGQFHDFDYRDMGMITAHRALLLSRNIPALETMQATGVDNVVNFAHDMGITNTLKSEVTTAIGSSEVRMLDHAVGYGVFASGGMRHDPVSVIEVKDQAGNTLDKPNAPAAKQVISAQEAYLITFILKDYASQWNLGWNKPFAGKSGTTNNYRDAWMMAYSPNLVIGAWVGHTGPGNQDMNGVYGSMVGSSVLKDFINNGLTQAHFSVEAFKRPDGLVDGPPCANSANVSPSASPSASPSAASTSSEKELYLPGTECKAAPTPSATPSPSPSDVLSPVPSIVPSGILPSSSPSLTPAPTPAPTPTPTPVATASASP; from the coding sequence GTGTTGGCGGGCATCGTCTTTGGCCTGATCCTGTTGCTGGTGCTCGGCACCTTCGCCTACGCCTTCGCCACCCTGCCCGATCCCAGCCGGCTGGATCTGGCCGGGGGCGACATCCAGATCTTCGACCGCAACCACCAGTTGATCGAGCAGCGCAACGCGCAGGGCGTTCGCGTGATCCCGGTCGACCTGAAGGCGATCAGTCCGAACCTCGTCAACGCGACGATCGCGGTCGAGGACAAGCACTTTTACCAGCACCACGGTGTCGACTGGGGCCGCGTCATCAAGGCCGGCATCATCGACGTAATCACGCGCCGTCCGCAGCAGGGGGCCAGCACGATCACCGAGCAACTGGCCAAGATTGCCATCCTGCAGTCCCCGAAGAAGTCGATCCTGCGCAAGCTGCGCGAGGCGATGGTCGCGACCGCCCTGGAATCGAAGTACAGCAAGGACGACATCCTGAGGCTGTACCTGAACAGCATCTATTACGGGCATCGTGCGACCGGCGTCGAGGCAGCCGTCGAGACCTATTTCGGAAAGCACGCCAAGGACCTGACCGTGGGTGAGGCCGCGCTGCTCGCCGGCCTGCCGAACGGCCCAACCTATTTCGATCCGGCACTGCACAAGGACCGCGCGCTCGAGCGGCAGGCGATCGTGCTCGACGCCATGGTGAACAGCGGCATGATCACCAGCGCCCAGGCTGACCAGGCCAAGAACGAACCCCTCAACTTTGTCTTCAAGGAGAACCGGAGCAGCCAGGCGCCGCACTTCGTCGACTACGTGTTCGAGCAGCTCGAAGCCAGCTATGGCCCGTCGGCCGTCGCGAAAGGTGGCTTCTCGGTCACGACCACGCTCGACCTCAACCTGCAGAAGGCCGCCGAGCAGGCGGTGGCCGTCGGTCAGCAGAAGTTGGGGCCGCTGGGCGCCGACAACGGTGACTTCCTCGCGATGGACCCCAAGACGGGCCAGATTCTGGCGATGGTCGGCTCAGCCGACTTCCTCAACAACAACATCCAAGGCCAGTTCAATGTCGTGACCGGGCTGCGGCAACCGGGCTCGTCGTTCAAACCGTACGCCTACGAGCAGGCGTTCAAGTCGCACAGGCTCACCATGGGCAACATGCTCGACGATACCTCGCGTCATTTCGCCAACGGGCAATTCCATGACTTCGACTACCGCGACATGGGCATGATCACGGCGCACAGGGCGCTGCTGCTGTCCCGGAATATCCCGGCGCTCGAAACGATGCAGGCCACGGGCGTCGACAACGTCGTCAATTTCGCCCACGACATGGGCATCACAAACACGCTCAAGAGCGAGGTGACCACGGCCATCGGATCGAGCGAGGTGCGCATGCTCGACCATGCCGTCGGGTATGGCGTCTTCGCCAGCGGCGGCATGCGCCACGACCCGGTGTCCGTCATCGAGGTGAAAGACCAAGCTGGCAACACGCTGGACAAGCCGAACGCGCCCGCGGCCAAGCAGGTGATCAGCGCCCAGGAGGCCTACCTGATCACGTTCATCCTCAAGGACTACGCGAGCCAGTGGAATCTGGGATGGAACAAGCCGTTCGCCGGGAAGTCGGGGACGACGAACAACTACCGCGACGCCTGGATGATGGCCTACTCGCCCAACCTGGTGATCGGCGCCTGGGTCGGCCATACCGGTCCGGGAAACCAGGACATGAACGGGGTCTACGGCAGCATGGTCGGAAGCTCCGTGCTCAAGGACTTCATCAACAACGGCCTGACCCAGGCGCACTTCAGCGTTGAAGCGTTCAAGCGTCCCGACGGCCTCGTCGACGGACCGCCATGCGCGAATAGCGCGAACGTTTCGCCATCGGCGTCCCCATCCGCCTCGCCGTCAGCCGCCAGCACCAGTTCCGAGAAGGAGCTCTACCTGCCCGGCACCGAATGCAAGGCAGCCCCGACACCCTCCGCCACCCCATCGCCTTCCCCGAGCGACGTGCTGTCGCCTGTTCCCTCGATCGTCCCGAGCGGCATCCTACCGAGCTCGAGTCCCAGCCTGACTCCAGCACCGACTCCAGCACCGACCCCAACACCGACACCCGTGGCAACTGCCAGCGCATCGCCCTAG
- a CDS encoding maleylpyruvate isomerase family mycothiol-dependent enzyme, which translates to MRWPHSPPSKALESRSPRRRGNPPTPSARALDPRSANPFPVYDREVARLRTHLRALDQQGWSARSHCRGWSVKDVVAHLSTDEVYNQACLDGTLDELPASDGLGGWNGRGVRLRRAMSPLEVLQEWEARQALVRWAWGKIGVDGRIETSVGRYPLRLQVWHLAREYAIHADDIRVPMLETNRRDQLRWRIAFGLFAAREEGEPVNAELAAEEVYLRLDGTRHRLEPETFIAYLTNRPQQLTDPKERALVRRLGATG; encoded by the coding sequence TTGCGCTGGCCGCACTCGCCGCCATCGAAGGCCCTCGAGAGCCGAAGCCCGCGTCGAAGGGGAAACCCGCCAACGCCAAGCGCAAGAGCCCTCGACCCAAGAAGCGCTAATCCCTTCCCCGTCTACGACCGGGAGGTTGCGCGACTCCGGACCCACCTTCGCGCCCTCGACCAGCAGGGTTGGTCGGCGCGCAGCCACTGTCGCGGCTGGAGCGTCAAGGACGTGGTCGCCCATCTGTCGACCGACGAGGTCTACAACCAGGCCTGCCTGGACGGGACGTTGGATGAGCTGCCTGCCAGCGACGGCCTCGGTGGATGGAACGGCCGTGGCGTACGGCTTCGCCGCGCGATGAGCCCGCTGGAGGTGCTGCAGGAGTGGGAGGCGCGGCAGGCGCTCGTCCGTTGGGCCTGGGGCAAGATCGGTGTCGATGGGCGGATCGAGACGAGTGTCGGCCGCTACCCGCTGCGCCTCCAGGTCTGGCACCTGGCTCGCGAGTACGCGATCCACGCCGATGACATCCGGGTCCCGATGTTAGAAACCAATCGTCGCGACCAGCTGCGCTGGCGCATCGCGTTCGGCCTCTTCGCGGCCCGGGAAGAGGGCGAGCCCGTGAATGCCGAGCTCGCCGCAGAGGAGGTCTACCTCCGACTGGACGGAACGCGTCACCGGCTCGAGCCCGAGACGTTCATTGCCTACTTGACCAACCGCCCCCAGCAACTGACCGATCCGAAGGAGCGGGCACTCGTCCGGCGCTTGGGCGCGACGGGATAA
- a CDS encoding class I SAM-dependent methyltransferase, which yields MNSAVDRVTRGPFDGVLQIVRYNWSLYVAAIFGSLLVVGLVVVTHPPTVLAGLLILGAIAALVGLALSLAVSHYVYDRSDLYRWQWIRERIAPNPGHVVNIHAGLDETSLALQEMYPAAEVTILDIYDPVEMPEPSIARARRKARSMLASVDADFRKLPLQAAAADLVTVIFVAHELRRPASKEAFFRELARVIKPGGRVLLVEHLRDAWNLLAFGPGAFHFFPRSEWLRVADATGFRLSEEISRTVFVRAFVFVQA from the coding sequence GTGAACTCTGCCGTCGATCGAGTGACGCGCGGCCCATTCGACGGAGTCCTCCAGATCGTCCGCTACAACTGGAGTCTCTACGTCGCCGCGATCTTCGGCTCCCTGCTCGTCGTTGGGCTGGTCGTTGTGACGCATCCGCCGACCGTGCTCGCGGGGTTGTTGATTCTCGGCGCGATCGCGGCGCTCGTCGGGCTCGCGCTCTCCCTCGCCGTCTCGCACTATGTGTACGATCGCTCGGACCTCTACCGGTGGCAATGGATCCGCGAGCGGATCGCACCGAATCCGGGGCACGTGGTGAACATCCACGCAGGGCTGGACGAAACAAGCCTGGCGCTCCAGGAGATGTATCCCGCCGCCGAGGTGACAATCCTCGACATCTACGATCCAGTGGAGATGCCCGAGCCGTCGATCGCGCGGGCGCGGCGTAAGGCGCGCTCCATGCTCGCCTCGGTCGACGCCGACTTTCGGAAGCTGCCGCTCCAGGCCGCTGCCGCCGACCTCGTCACGGTGATCTTCGTTGCCCACGAGCTGCGCCGCCCCGCCTCGAAAGAGGCCTTCTTTCGCGAGCTCGCACGCGTGATCAAGCCGGGTGGGAGGGTCCTGCTCGTCGAGCACCTACGCGACGCCTGGAATCTTTTGGCCTTTGGGCCGGGGGCATTCCATTTCTTCCCGCGATCGGAGTGGTTGCGCGTGGCCGATGCGACAGGATTCCGGCTCAGCGAGGAGATCTCACGGACGGTCTTCGTGCGCGCCTTCGTCTTTGTGCAGGCCTGA
- a CDS encoding DUF2071 domain-containing protein has protein sequence MLYRLRRHPLAISAFFTHSLVLTYAYPAKTLQQLLPPGLAVDTYGDYGFIAIAMVQTRRLHPAFLPSALGVDFFLTGYRLFTRYSSKLSLRGLRILRSDTDRRLMAVGGNLLTHYGYVHCRAAMVTDGDRLHVTVTSPGAAADLDVVADLSSRPAPLPAGSPFTNLEDARRFAGPLPYTFDYERETNSIVMIKATRTHWEPQPISVVVRKATFLEHPPFNTVTPILANAFHVENVPYRWERGVVERLREAA, from the coding sequence ATGCTCTATCGCCTTCGCCGCCACCCGCTCGCCATCAGCGCCTTCTTCACGCACTCGCTCGTCCTCACCTACGCCTACCCGGCGAAAACGCTGCAGCAACTCCTCCCACCGGGACTGGCGGTCGACACCTACGGTGACTACGGGTTCATTGCCATTGCGATGGTGCAGACCCGGCGCCTGCATCCCGCGTTTCTGCCGTCGGCGTTGGGGGTCGATTTCTTCTTGACCGGGTACCGCCTGTTCACCCGGTACTCTTCCAAGCTCTCGCTCCGCGGGTTGAGGATCCTCCGTAGCGACACCGATCGGCGGCTGATGGCGGTTGGCGGAAATCTCCTGACGCATTACGGCTACGTCCATTGCCGGGCCGCCATGGTGACCGATGGTGACCGCCTCCACGTCACGGTGACCAGCCCGGGCGCGGCGGCGGATCTCGACGTGGTGGCCGACCTTTCGAGCCGGCCCGCGCCGCTGCCGGCGGGCTCGCCCTTCACCAATCTCGAGGACGCGCGCCGCTTCGCAGGGCCGCTGCCGTACACCTTTGACTACGAGCGGGAGACCAACTCGATCGTGATGATCAAGGCCACCCGCACGCACTGGGAGCCGCAGCCGATTTCCGTCGTCGTGCGAAAGGCCACCTTCCTCGAACACCCGCCGTTCAACACGGTCACACCGATCCTGGCGAACGCCTTTCACGTCGAGAACGTGCCCTACCGGTGGGAGCGCGGGGTCGTGGAGAGGCTCAGGGAGGCCGCGTGA
- a CDS encoding DUF3419 family protein, whose product MSASTPWQRGRLDARQGKPRLLFGQMYEDWDIEAEVLPASGRVFCIASAGSTSMALAARGLAVTAVDINPAQVDYVRSRLSGAAPRAGMADRFFAAGRRFLPLMGLRRSKIRQFLELADPSEQVRLWHARLDTARFKAALAVAINPLALRSIYSSTFVRVLPKRFDRIIRARLERCWALHPNRTNPYAWRFFLGTDPPDYAAPPMAAERIELVCADAAAYLESCPPASFIGFSLSNILDGTEPAYGERLMAAVRRSAQAGAVVVLRSFMEPPLGESTEWAARDRSMLWGRLTVEKVH is encoded by the coding sequence GTGAGCGCCTCCACCCCCTGGCAGCGCGGTCGTCTCGATGCGCGTCAGGGCAAGCCCCGACTGCTGTTCGGACAGATGTACGAGGACTGGGACATCGAAGCCGAGGTGCTGCCGGCGTCAGGGCGAGTCTTCTGCATCGCCTCGGCCGGGAGTACCAGCATGGCGCTGGCGGCCCGCGGGCTGGCGGTGACAGCGGTCGACATCAACCCGGCGCAGGTGGACTACGTCCGTTCGCGCCTCAGCGGAGCAGCGCCGCGCGCCGGGATGGCCGACCGGTTCTTCGCCGCCGGCCGGCGATTCCTTCCGCTGATGGGGTTACGTCGATCGAAGATTCGACAGTTCCTCGAGCTGGCCGATCCATCCGAGCAGGTCCGCCTCTGGCACGCCCGCCTCGACACGGCGCGCTTCAAGGCGGCACTGGCGGTGGCGATCAACCCGCTGGCCTTGCGCTCCATCTACAGCTCGACGTTCGTGCGGGTGCTCCCCAAGCGCTTCGATCGCATCATCCGGGCGCGGCTGGAGCGCTGTTGGGCCCTCCATCCCAACCGGACCAACCCTTACGCCTGGCGGTTCTTCCTCGGGACCGATCCTCCGGATTACGCGGCACCCCCGATGGCTGCAGAGCGGATCGAGTTGGTGTGCGCCGATGCGGCGGCCTATCTCGAGAGCTGCCCGCCGGCCTCCTTCATCGGGTTCAGCCTGTCGAACATTCTGGACGGCACGGAGCCGGCCTACGGCGAGCGCCTGATGGCGGCCGTCCGCCGCAGCGCGCAGGCTGGAGCTGTGGTGGTGCTCCGCAGTTTCATGGAGCCGCCGCTGGGCGAGTCGACGGAATGGGCGGCGCGCGACCGCTCGATGCTCTGGGGCCGGCTGACAGTCGAGAAGGTGCATTGA
- a CDS encoding DoxX-like family protein: MRVLARMAIAAVWLYQGGWCKLVAPNERHLRVVADLPGVGPAHARKVLAMVGTFEVALAAWVLSGRAPRSAAAAQTALLGAMNGGGLLFSRGTIAEPANMVTQNLALVALIWSTARR, encoded by the coding sequence ATGAGGGTGCTCGCCAGGATGGCGATCGCCGCCGTGTGGCTCTACCAGGGTGGCTGGTGCAAGCTGGTTGCCCCGAATGAGCGACATCTGAGGGTCGTCGCCGATCTGCCCGGTGTCGGCCCGGCCCACGCCAGGAAGGTGCTGGCGATGGTCGGCACCTTCGAGGTTGCGCTGGCGGCCTGGGTGCTGAGCGGTCGCGCGCCTCGGAGCGCGGCTGCGGCGCAGACGGCCCTGCTTGGTGCGATGAATGGCGGCGGCCTGCTCTTCAGCCGCGGCACGATCGCCGAGCCGGCGAACATGGTGACGCAAAACCTCGCGCTCGTCGCCCTGATCTGGAGCACGGCACGGCGGTGA
- a CDS encoding ABC transporter substrate-binding protein, with protein MRNVARGIAIALALALAACGGSSTTGTSTSNSYQGKTIQLGAILSLTGAGGVYGPSSKKGMDLAVEKINNSGGVNGAKIALDTRDDASDKIQSQQVAQTLFQQVQPLALLGPTLSNSAVAVHPLAESLKIPILAVSTTGIHIVPDCNFPKTDPCTYVFRDSLGEESAIPANIKVYADAHHPKTAVLMVANDDKFSKDGGTIVTNTVGQYGIQLLATIPFPKATADFAPPVTQAVQKNPDVIFITSLGNIPANIMHEARKQGFTGQFLGGNGFNTAAVSKNAGADGNGAESGSAWYINNTFTSNAGFVQAYRTKYSSDPDQFAAQGYAAILILADAAKRANLTFSDVAGDRTKLRDAMETVNIDTPLGPFQFTSKHDVKQTIWVIKMDGNGGFTLVQSVKPS; from the coding sequence ATGAGAAACGTGGCTCGTGGCATCGCGATCGCCCTCGCGCTCGCCCTCGCCGCCTGTGGCGGCAGCAGCACGACAGGAACCAGCACCTCGAACTCATACCAGGGCAAAACGATCCAGCTCGGGGCGATCCTCTCGCTCACGGGCGCCGGCGGCGTCTACGGCCCGAGCTCGAAAAAGGGCATGGACCTGGCCGTGGAGAAGATCAACAACTCGGGCGGCGTGAACGGCGCCAAGATCGCACTCGATACCCGAGACGACGCCTCGGACAAGATTCAGTCACAGCAGGTGGCGCAGACCCTCTTCCAGCAGGTCCAGCCGTTAGCCCTCCTCGGACCCACGCTGTCCAACTCGGCGGTCGCCGTCCATCCACTTGCCGAGAGTCTCAAGATTCCGATCCTGGCCGTCAGCACCACCGGCATCCACATCGTCCCCGATTGCAACTTCCCGAAAACGGATCCGTGCACGTACGTCTTCCGCGACAGTCTCGGAGAGGAGTCGGCCATCCCGGCCAACATCAAGGTTTACGCCGACGCGCACCATCCGAAGACGGCCGTGCTGATGGTGGCCAATGACGACAAGTTCTCAAAGGACGGCGGAACGATCGTCACCAACACGGTTGGCCAGTACGGCATCCAGCTGCTGGCCACGATCCCCTTCCCCAAAGCGACGGCCGATTTCGCGCCACCGGTGACGCAGGCGGTGCAGAAGAACCCCGACGTCATCTTCATCACCAGCCTGGGCAACATCCCGGCCAACATCATGCACGAGGCGCGCAAGCAGGGATTCACCGGGCAGTTTCTTGGCGGCAACGGCTTCAACACCGCAGCAGTTTCAAAGAACGCCGGAGCCGACGGCAATGGCGCGGAGAGCGGTAGCGCCTGGTACATCAACAACACCTTCACCTCGAATGCGGGATTTGTGCAGGCGTACCGCACCAAGTACAGCAGCGACCCGGACCAGTTCGCCGCCCAAGGCTATGCCGCGATCCTGATCCTCGCCGACGCGGCAAAGCGGGCGAACCTCACGTTCAGCGACGTCGCCGGTGACCGGACAAAGCTCCGCGACGCGATGGAGACGGTCAACATCGACACGCCACTGGGTCCTTTCCAGTTCACGAGCAAGCACGACGTGAAGCAGACGATCTGGGTGATCAAGATGGACGGCAACGGTGGGTTCACTCTGGTGCAGTCGGTGAAGCCTAGCTGA
- a CDS encoding branched-chain amino acid ABC transporter permease codes for MTQQVLNAIFIGSIYALFAVGYTLVFGVLDVLNLAHSAVFMLGAVITYSLVVIHGMPFLPAAVIAVLVCGLLGVLIEFVALRPLRRRNAPPIAALISTIGLALIFVAIVEQATPGTFFSWLWQDGANSVRFPAGTVPDPTYRLAGLTIEGTKLGILATTVVLMLVLGYVMRFTQVGRALRAVAENRRAATLLGINVDRIFASTLFVSSVLGGLAGILFGLAISDISPYIGRDQVELKGLAVIVLGGMGSIPGAVVGGYLLGLIEVFAFVRFGGNVEAGVAFAALFLMLVVRPQGLFGARLRERL; via the coding sequence TTGACCCAACAGGTCCTCAACGCGATTTTCATCGGGTCGATCTATGCCCTCTTCGCCGTGGGCTACACGCTGGTTTTCGGCGTACTCGACGTCCTCAACCTTGCCCACAGCGCGGTCTTCATGCTCGGGGCCGTCATCACCTATTCGCTGGTCGTCATCCACGGGATGCCCTTTTTGCCCGCTGCGGTCATCGCCGTCCTCGTCTGCGGCCTGCTCGGCGTGCTGATCGAGTTCGTCGCATTGCGCCCGCTGCGCCGCCGGAACGCCCCGCCCATCGCCGCCCTCATCTCCACCATAGGGCTGGCCCTGATCTTCGTCGCGATCGTCGAGCAGGCAACGCCGGGCACCTTCTTCAGCTGGCTCTGGCAGGATGGCGCGAACTCCGTCCGCTTTCCGGCAGGAACGGTACCCGACCCGACCTACCGCCTCGCCGGGCTGACGATCGAGGGCACCAAGCTCGGGATCCTGGCTACCACAGTGGTCTTGATGCTGGTGCTCGGCTACGTCATGCGCTTCACGCAGGTCGGCCGAGCGCTTCGGGCGGTGGCGGAGAATCGCCGGGCGGCAACCTTGCTGGGGATCAACGTCGATCGGATCTTCGCCTCGACGCTCTTCGTATCCTCCGTCTTGGGCGGCCTCGCCGGAATCCTCTTTGGGTTGGCGATCTCCGACATCAGTCCGTATATCGGCCGTGACCAGGTCGAGCTGAAGGGTCTCGCCGTCATCGTCCTCGGCGGCATGGGCAGCATCCCTGGCGCCGTTGTGGGCGGCTATTTGCTGGGGCTGATCGAGGTCTTTGCCTTCGTCCGCTTTGGCGGCAACGTCGAAGCGGGAGTGGCCTTTGCCGCGCTCTTCTTGATGTTGGTGGTGCGGCCGCAGGGCCTTTTCGGCGCGCGTCTGCGCGAACGACTCTAG